The sequence NNNNNNNNNNNNNNNNNNNNNNNNNNNNNNNNNNNNNNNNNNNNNNNNNNNNNNNNNNNNNNNNNNNNNNNNNNNNNNNNNNNNNNNNNNNNNNNNNNNNNNNNNNNNNNNNNNNNNNNNNNNNNNNNNNNNNNNNNNNNNNNNNNNNNNNNNNNNNNNNNNNNNNNNNNNNNNNNNNNNNNNNNNNNNNNNNNNNNNNNNNNNNNNNNNNNNNNNNNNNNNNNNNNNNNNNNNNNNNNNNNNNNNNNNNNNNNNNNNNNNNNNNNNNNNNNNNNNNNNNNNNNNNNNNNNNNNNNNNNNNNNNNNNNNNNNNNNNNNNNNNNNNNNNNNNNNNNNNNNNNNNNNNNNNNNNNNNNNNNNNNNNNNNNNNNNNNNNNNNNNNNNNNNNNNNNNNNNNNNNNNNNNNNNNNNNNNNNNNNNNNNNNNNNNNNNNNNNNNNNNNNNNNNNNNNNNNNNNNNNNNNNNNNNNNNNNNNNNNNNNNNNNNNNNNNNNNNNNNNNNNNNNNNNNNNNNNNNNNNNNNNNNNNNNNNNNNNNNNNNNNNNNNNNNNNNNNNNNNNNNNNNNNNNNNNNNNNNNNNNNNNNNNNNNNNNNNNNNNNNNNNNNNNNNNNNNNNNNNNNNNNNNNNNNNNNNNNNNNNNNNNNNNNNNNNNNNNNNNNNNNNNNNNNNNNNNNNNNNNNNNNNNNNNNNNNNNNNNNNNNNNNNNNNNNNNNNNNNNNNNNNNNNNNNNNNNNNNNNNNNNNNNNNNNNNNNNNNNNNNNNNNNNNNNNNNNNNNNNNNNNNNNNNNNNNNNNNNNNNNNNNNNNNNNNNNNNNNNNNNNNNNNNNNNNNNNNNNNNNNNNNNNNNNNNNNNNNNNNNNNNNNNNNNNNNNNNNNNNNNNNNNNNNNNNNNNNNNNNNNNNNNNNNNNNNNNNNNNNNNNNNNNNNNNNNNNNNNNNNNNNNNNNNNNNNNNNNNNNNNNNNNNNNNNNNNNNNNNNNNNNNNNNNNNNNNNNNNNNNNNNNNNNNNNNNNNNNNNNNNNNNNNNNNNNNNNNNNNNNNNNNNNNNNNNNNNNNNNNNNNNNNNNNNNNNNNNNNNNNNNNNNNNNNNNNNNNNNNNNNNNNNNNNNNNNNNNNNNNNNNNNNNNNNNNNNNNNNNNNNNNNNNNNNNNNNNNNNNNNNNNNNNNNNNNNNNNNNNNNNNNNNNNNNNNNNNNNNNNNNNNNNNNNNNNNNNNNNNNNNNNNNNNNNNNNNNNNNNNNNNNNNNNNNNNNNNNNNNNNNNNNNNNNNNNNNNNNNNNNNNNNNNNNNNNNNNNNNNNNNNNNNNNNNNNNNNNNNNNNNNNNNNNNNNNNNNNNNNNNNNNNNNNNNNNNNNNNNNNNNNNNNNNNNNNNNNNNNNNNNNNNNNNNNNNNNNNNNNNNNNNNNNNNNNNNNNNNNNNNNNNNNNNNNNNNNNNNNNNNNNNNNNNNNNNNNNNNNNNNNNNNNNNNNNNNNNNNNNNNNNNNNNNNNNNNNNNNNNNNNNNNNNNNNNNNNNNNNNNNNNNNNNNNNNNNNNNNNNNNNNNNNNNNNNNNNNNNNNNNNNNNNNNNNNNNNNNNNNNNNNNNNNNNNNNNNNNNNNNNNNNNNNNNNNNNNNNNNNNNNNNNNNNNNNNNNNNNNNNNNNNNNNNNNNNNNNNNNNNNNNNNNNNNNNNNNNNNNNNNNNNNNNNNNNNNNNNNNNNNNNNNNNNNNNNNNNNNNNNNNNNNNNNNNNNNNNNNNNNNNNNNNNNNNNNNNNNNNNNNNNNNNNNNNNNNNNNNNNNNNNNNNNNNNNNNNNNNNNNNNNNNNNNNNNNNNNNNNNNNNNNNNNNNNNNNNNNNNNNNNNNNNNNNNNNNNNNNNNNNNNNNNNNNNNNNNNNNNNNNNNNNNNNNNNNNNNNNNNNNNNNNNNNNNNNNNNNNNNNNNNNNNNNNNNNNNNNNNNNNNNNNNNNNNNNNNNNNNNNNNNNNNNNNNNNNNNNNNNNNNNNNNNNNNNNNNNNNNNNNNNNNNNNNNNNNNNNNNNNNNNNNNNNNNNNNNNNNNNNNNNNNNNNNNNNNNNNNNNNNNNNNNNNNNNNNNNNNNNNNNNNNNNNNNNNNNNNNNNNNNNNNNNNNNNNNNNNNNNNNNNNNNNNNNNNNNNNNNNNNNNNNNNNNNNNNNNNNNNNNNNNNNNNNNNNNNNNNNNNNNNNNNNNNNNNNNNNNNNNNNNNNNNNNNNNNNNNNNNNNNNNNNNNNNNNNNNNNNNNNNNNNNNNNNNNNNNNNNNNNNNNNNNNNNNNNNNNNNNNNNNNNNNNNNNNNNNNNNNNNNNNNNNNNNNNNNNNNNNNNNNNNNNNNNNNNNNNNNNNNNNNNNNNNNNNNNNNNNNNNNNNNNNNNNNNNNNNNNNNNNNNNNNNNNNNNNNNNNNNNNNNNNNNNNNNNNNNNNNNNNNNNNNNNNNNNNNNNNNNNNNNNNNNNNNNNNNNNNNNNNNNNNNNNNNNNNNNNNNNNNNNNNNNNNNNNNNNNNNNNNNNNNNNNNNNNNNNNNNNNNNNNNNNNNNNNNNNNNNNNNNNNNNNNNNNNNNNNNNNNNNNNNNNNNNNNNNNNNNNNNNNNNNNNNNNNNNNNNNNNNNNNNNNNNNNNNNNNNNNNNNNNNNNNNNNNNNNNNNNNNNNNNNNNNNNNNNNNNNNNNNNNNNNNNNNNNNNNNNNNNNNNNNNNNNNNNNNNNNNNNNNNNNNNNNNNNNNNNNNNNNNNNNNNNNNNNNNNNNNNNNNNNNNNNNNNNNNNNNNNNNNNNNNNNNNNNNNNNNNNNNNNNNNNNNNNNNNNNNNNNNNNNNNNNNNNNNNNNNNNNNNNNNNNNNNNNNNNNNNNNNNNNNNNNNNNNNNNNNNNNNNNNNNNNNNNNNNNNNNNNNNNNNNNNNNNNNNNNNNNNNNNNNNNNNNNNNNNNNNNNNNNNNNNNNNNNNNNNNNNNNNNNNNNNNNNNNNNNNNNNNNNNNNNNNNNNNNNNNNNNNNNNNNNNNNNNNNNNNNNNNNNNNNNNNNNNNNNNNNNNNNNNNNNNNNNNNNNNNNNNNNNNNNNNNNNNNNNNNNNNNNNNNNNNNNNNNNNNNNNNNNNNNNNNNNNNNNNNNNNNNNNNNNNNNNNNNNNNNNNNNNNNNNNNNNNNGAAGCATGAACTTGTGCGTTACTATGTTAGTGAACCAAGGAATCATCTTTTGTGgctagagaagaagagaagaactgaggaaaaaaaaagttttgtcgtttaaaaaaaatgtaacaaggCAACTCGAAATTTATTATACTCGACCCTTTATCAACTCgatttaattttacataaaaaacaGGGCCACCAGTTTATAATTTTGACACGAGCTGGGCCAACCTGTAAGTTTAAGCCCTTTTTAACAtcccttcttctcctccaaaaATGGCGATGTATGTTCAGTACAAATCTTCTTCAGGCTATGCCATCTTCGAGGTGCACGGACTAGATGAGATCGGGCAGAACACTGAGGCCGTTCGGACCTCCGTCTCTGACCTCAGTCGGTTTGGCCGCGTAGTTCAGCTCACAGCGTTTCCCCCCTTCGAGTCTGCTCTCGATGCTCTCAACCAAATCAACGCCGTCTCCGAAGGTGACTCTTCATTACCCACTAACTAGTTCCTTGTTTTGTATCTTTATGTGTTGTGTTGagtttatcttattatatacacTGCTTGTTCTTCGATTTAGAGCTAGAACAGAGACTATCACTTAGTGTTTGGTTCAGCTTAAAAAGTAAACCCTTAGATTTAAAACCTCATAGTTCAAAACCCCCTGGATATATATTGTATAGAACGCTTCAATTTAttgttgtttcatatttttgtttgcgTCCTgaatttgtttcattgttttgattatATCATTGATCTCTGGAATTGGATTTATCTGATGTTGGTAGGTGTTATGACTGACGAGCTAAGAAGTTTACTGGAGTTGAATCTTCCTAAAGTCAAAGAGGGAAAGAAACCCAAGTTCAGCTTAGGATTGGCTGAGCCTAAACTCGGTTCACATATTTTTGAAGCCACTAAAATCCCATGCCAGAGCAATGAGTTCGTACTTGAGCTTCTCAGAGGTGTACGCCAGCATTTTGATAGGTTCATCAAGGACCTAAAGGTGTGCTATCCTTCTTTGTATTTAAAGGCCTTCTCTTGTCTTCTATTAAAAATGAATGAGCATTGCGTCTTCTGACACTAAAGTTAGCATGGTTGACCTCTTATCAGATTCCATTTTGGGTATCAAGATACATAGCTGGGGGAGTAGGTGTTTCTTTTCCGACTGAGCAACTGTTCAGAAGTCTTGTAGTTACTCTGTTAATCCCTTTAATCATTGGCAAGGTGATAGAATCTTTCTGTTTGTCCTACTTTTTGTTCTTGCAATGATGAATCCATGTAAAATTTGGCTATATGGTACAACTGTGAAAGCGTTATGTTCACTGGCTGTTGTTGGAAAAACCTATAAGAATGCTTTATTGGAAATTTTAATAGCGTCTTTTGCATTACTCATAATTAAGAAAGCTTTGGTTGTTTATTTACATTGTTTCTCATGTGCTTGCAGGTCTGGTTTATGTGAGGGCTAATCCTCTTTATTCGTTTCTGCTTAGTTTTCATCTTCTCGATATAGTATATGACTTATCTTCCATTAAGAACATATCTGATGTGATTGGCTACATTCAATTATGTCTCTATGAACATTTCACAAATAGTCATTGCAGCATGAAGTATAGCACTTCAACATTTTGCATACGTCAATTAGAGTCAGGCTTTGACATATTTGGATTTTATCTGTTGTAGGTTATTCGGGAATCATTTCAAAGGTGAGTATTTTATTCTTTCCCTCTCTGGTGAAaggaattaaatatataaacattatggttatcatctcttatctttttacATGGTATAACATAAACCATCTAAATAGTTTGAGCATACACCTTATGGTGACAATGAACTAGAattgttctttttataattatactgTCGGCTAATTGCTGCCAACTTTCTGACTATATAGAATCTCTTGTCACAATGTTTGATACAGGTTTTGCAAACTTAGTTGACAATAACCGTAGCCTCTTTTCAAATATCAACGCAATCTGCCTCAGTATGGTAAGATATGAAATTTCATTCTTCCATAGTTGCTAAACCCCTTtgaataattttctaaattcgTGTAGGGTAGCCTTGGACTATCGCTTTGTTGCGGGTGTGGTCAGGACCTTTAACTGGTGACCGTATGGTAATCGCTCTCTGGAACAGTTG comes from Camelina sativa cultivar DH55 chromosome 19, Cs, whole genome shotgun sequence and encodes:
- the LOC104766747 gene encoding nucleolar protein 56-like isoform X2, whose protein sequence is MAMYVQYKSSSGYAIFEVHGLDEIGQNTEAVRTSVSDLSRFGRVVQLTAFPPFESALDALNQINAVSEGVMTDELRSLLELNLPKVKEGKKPKFSLGLAEPKLGSHIFEATKIPCQSNEFVLELLRGVRQHFDRFIKDLKIPFWVSRYIAGGVGVSFPTEQLFRSLVVTLLIPLIIGKVWFM
- the LOC104766747 gene encoding nucleolar protein 56-like isoform X1, whose amino-acid sequence is MAMYVQYKSSSGYAIFEVHGLDEIGQNTEAVRTSVSDLSRFGRVVQLTAFPPFESALDALNQINAVSEGVMTDELRSLLELNLPKVKEGKKPKFSLGLAEPKLGSHIFEATKIPCQSNEFVLELLRGVRQHFDRFIKDLKIPFWVSRYIAGGVGVSFPTEQLFRSLVVTLLIPLIIGKVIRESFQRFCKLS